From the genome of Thiomicrorhabdus indica:
AATTGCCTCATCAAGTTGTGCTTCCTGTGTGTCGAGGATGCCCGGCCATTTTAAAACTTCCAAGGGGTCGACTGGTATTGTTGTTTCAAAGCGGTCGCAAGTTTTATCAATCGCAGATTTTAGTTGTGCGAGCATTGAATGGTTTAGGCTAAACGCTTGTGTCTGCTGTTGCAGGAATAAAGAACAATTTACGTCAATTTTTCCGCGAGAAACATGTGCTTTCATGAGTTCTCGAATGTTGGGTTCGAGATGTTTTAGCGCATCCGGTAATTTGAAATGAAGTTCTAGATAGCGTTGGTTAACCGAGCGTAGTTCCCAAGTGAATTGCCCTGAAACTTTTTGATTGGCAAAATCGGCTTGATGGCGGGCATAAGCCGTCATGCTGTAAATAGGATAGTCCATATTTTCTCTCGTTTTTAGGGCAATACAATCGTTTATAATCTGCGCATAGTTTAAAACACCCTGTAGATTGAATGGAGCTCAAAATGAAAAAAGTGGTTTTAGCAACCGGCAACGTGGGTAAATTGCAGGAAATGAATGCCATTCTTCAACCATTGGCTTGGCAGGTGGTTTCTCAGAAAGAACTGTTCTCGGAAGAAGCAGAAGAAAATGGCAAAAGTTTTATCGAAAACGCGATTTTGAAGGCGCGTTTTGCGGCAGAAAAAACCGGACTACCAGCAATTGCCGATGATTCAGGTATTGAGGTGAGCGCATTAAAAGGACTGCCGGGAATTTATTCTGCACGTTTTGCTGAGGAGTTAATGCCGGCCGGAAAATCTCCGAGTGATGAAGATAATTTACAAAAACTACTTTTAGACATGCAAACTATACCGGCCGGTCAGCGTCAGGCCAGTTATTATTGTGCAATGGTGTATGTCGAACATGAAAATGATCCAACTCCTATTATTGGTTTGGGTCGTTGGTATGGTGAAATTC
Proteins encoded in this window:
- the rdgB gene encoding RdgB/HAM1 family non-canonical purine NTP pyrophosphatase — translated: MKKVVLATGNVGKLQEMNAILQPLAWQVVSQKELFSEEAEENGKSFIENAILKARFAAEKTGLPAIADDSGIEVSALKGLPGIYSARFAEELMPAGKSPSDEDNLQKLLLDMQTIPAGQRQASYYCAMVYVEHENDPTPIIGLGRWYGEILHEKRGDGGFGYDPIFWIDELGKSSAELDKSQKNQISHRAQALNALVMQLRRGA